AAGTCCTTCGCAAACGAGATAATCCAGATTATAAGGTAATATGGTATTTTTGTTAGATTTGTTTTCCTACAAGTTCTAAGATAGTTTTCTAATTTCAGAAGATTCTGCAATCTCTGATggaaaatttttgtttcttcaataGCCTGGGCCTCCCGCCGGGGCCCGCTATGTCAAAAATGAGAGAAACCACAtccctctctttccttttttttttttttgccagtATGTGTCACATGGGAGGGACATGGGGACTCAAAAAATGGATCCTATCAACTTGTTCCGACCTAGGATAATAAGCTCACACACACATGCATGCTGATGCTTTGATATATGTATTCCATGTGATACTTTTATATTAAGTAACTTCTTTTGATTTTACATGCAACTTTCAGTACACGATAGCAATGATGGGATATGGCCCTGAAGATAAAAATCCTGTACTGGAGTTGACTTACAACTATGGAGTTACTGACTACGAAAAAGGCAATGGTTATGCCCAGGTTTAACATTTACACTTgtgttccttttgtttttgctaTTGGGATAGTAGAAAGAAAAACCTGATGGATGTCTTGCTGTATTTGTAATCTAGTGGAACAATGTTTGGGtataattatttctttccttttgacAGATTGCAATAGGCACAGACGATGTCTATAAAACTGCAGAAGCAGTAAAACTTTATGGAGGGAAGGTCACCCGAGAACCTGGACCATTACCTGGTATCAACACCAAAATTACTGCATGCTTGGATCCTGATGGTTGGAAAACGGTACGACTTTCGTATTCAATCCTTGTAGGCTTCAAAATATGCATGAAATCTCTTGATTAACCTTTCGCTCAGCATCTATAGAACTGATTTAGTATTGACCCAGATTCCTCGTTATGGTTCCATTGACTTTCACTGTGCACGTGAGCGAACATGGTAAAAGATGCTCCAACTCAATCTAGTTATGCACCAGATACTGTGCACATGAGCTTTATAACTATAATGATTCAAATCAATCTAGTTATGCATGTTCAGTTCTTATTTAAACTCAGCTACGAGAAAGTCTCATGAAAACCTTCCGAGTATGTGACCTTGTGTCTTGTTTGTGATTCAAACCAATCAAGTCTTGCATGCCTTTGCTGAGAAAATAGTCATTCAAACCTTTAATCACTGAGTTTCTTTATAAGTAGCAGAAAATTGTTTTACACAACGCACTCAAATTGCCGCGTATCTTGTGTTTTAAAAAGCAGAGATCTCGAGGGGAATAAATGCTTCTTCCATctagattttgattttcttgtaaGGGTAGAACATACCCTGCATATTGATCTTGGTCGCTCAAAATATAACTAAGTGAGgaaacagaagaagaacaatgaTCGCAAGTATAATTCTCTCTTATAGGAAAGTGATCAAGAGTGGACACATATTTATAGAAGTGGCTGCTTAAATGAGTTATAACTATCATAACAGTAATTTGGTtttattataacaaaataataaagaaaatgaatagtCGGTTCAGTTGCCATATCAATCTGGCTGTGCTGTTTTTCACTCTTTGGTACTGATTAGTCGACTTCTCATTTGTTCTCTTATGATCTGCAGGTTTTTGTAGACAACATCGATTTTCTTAAGGAGTTGGAGTGAGAGAATCATGGAATTAATGCCTGCCAGTTCCGTGCCAGTTGAGACCCAAGCCCAGCTtgaaaataattctttatgcTTGCGTCTAGCTTCGCGCTGATTGAATATAGAAATTGTCTGTATATGCCATGATGTCTTGATAATTTGCTATTAGGCTTGCATAATGATGATCAAGTGtattttagggtttgaaaGGCTTACCTGCATGAGTTAAAATGAATAAACTTACAGTTCTCtgtaatgtttatttattgattttaacAGCAGAGCTGTGGCATAAAATTTTTGACACCCAACTTAAGTTTAGTTGTATGGTTCAGAATTCAAGTTCCATTCCCCAGAGATGTGTCGGTTGGCTCTGCGGCTATTGACTTGATTGATTCAAAGTGAgtaattgatatatataagaaaatttggtaactttattttatgtgTAAAGGCTAGATTTTGTGTAAGAATCGAGTTATGTTGGAGGCAATTTGATGACCTCTTGATGGAAGCTCTTATCAACGTGATCAAGTTGAGAAACTTTGAAGCAATGAAGTAAGCATGAAATTttgcaagtttttttttttacttggaCAAAATTTAGAAAGCAATAAATTCACGATAATAGCAAGAATAAAGGAAATTACATGAAAGATATGAGTTATCTAGAGGTTCTACTTTTTGATACCAAATTATGTGAAAATTACAGTGAAttggaattaaaaattcttcaattcaatattttgaaaagtCTCTtggataaatttaaatggaGCACAAAGACCAAAAACTGAATAGTCAAACTTGAGATAGAATCCAAAAACTTTACATGCATGTCATGTTATAGATCATCtcaaaacgtgtctactagtgAGGGAATTTCACaactttataaagaatgttccgtcctcttcttcaaccaatgtaATGTAGGATCTCTAGCGTCTTCGTTggcggtgtctagctctaataccatttgtaacagtccaagtccatcgctaacatatattatctgtattgacccgttacatattatcgtcagtctcacgattttaaaacgtgtctaccaTGCAGAGGCTCTAGCCCTACTTCGACTAATGTCTCATACCATTCGGTAACGAGTTTTgattccatttgtaatagtaaataaaaaaattaaaattttgagaaattgagaTCCACCCGCACTTCTTGATATCAAGTTTTAGTATATCACGtaacaatttcaaaatcacttttgAACATGCTCTGAATCTCCTTTTAACGTtttacaatatcatatcatctaACAATTCACAAGTTCATCACATGCATCATCGTTCTTAATTAACAATGGGTCTCGACTCGAGTTCGGTCATACTCATCTAAGTGATTGTCTATGCTAAAGAGTAATACATTTTCACAAACGCTTTTGTCAAGatcttgagagagagagagggtttgAATGATGGATGAGAAGAAAGTGAACAAAGGTTAGGTCTCTTGACTTACATCAATTGAGAGGTAATGTTCCATTTCCATTGAAAATTATGTGTaggaaaaagatgaaatcCAAATCCATAGCCCTTCACACACAGACTTCAAATATATGTTCATGTTCTAGATTATTGAGAGTCTAAGCTCCAAGTCCAGTTCTTGGCTCTCACATGCTTCTGAATTCTGACTCATTCGTCCACTCCTCTCCTGTCGTTTGCTCCTTCGGGTCTGTGTCCACTGCACAAAACAatcaaatggttatcaaacgaGACCAAAacgtttcaaaataaaaaaaaacattcagaACACAGCATAGTTACCTCTGCTTGTGGATTTTGAAGATAACATGGCATGTTTGGTTGTGCAAAATGCTGAGCCTCTAATATCCCACCATTGCTTGGATCCCATCTGTTCCCCAATCAAGCAATAAACAGCTTAGTCTTCCTataaatgttatttaattAAGTAAAGTAAAAACTATATCTTGATTAACAATGTAATTAAGTGAATATAGTACCTTGCTGCTGTGCTGTACTGAGAATCACCATCTCTAAGGTTTCTTCTTTCATATTCTCCAAACCCCATCTGCATTGCCCATCACATACAATCCTTAATCACTTAAACCTACTTAATTACCATCATCAACAGATACTTTTTCAAGTAATTTTGTGGATTAACAACCTTAATTCttagtaataaattaataaattgttATGATGAAAAGAGTTTGAAGAGCCcatttttattagatattgaTTAGAGTTTAAGAAAATTGATCctaaatttgtttcaaattctAGGGTTTGCCCTAACAGCACCACACAAGAAATtaatacataattaaaatcaCTCTTCATAATCTAAACATACCCCAATTAATAATAACTTATAAAATCATCAAACGAAACTACGTACCATAACGTTGGACGGGAAGCCATAAGAGGGTGAGGAAGAAGTAGACGAGGGTACCGACGAATATCCTGTCTGTACTCTCGATACCTCTTGATCCTGATTAAATCGATAATTATTCAGTCAATTTAAACATAGCTCCGTCggagtaaaagaaaagaaagaagggagaaagTGTTACATTATTGAAGGTGTAAGAAGTGGGATGAAAAGCAGCAATTTCACCATGCAATCTGATCTTCTCAAGCTGAGCAACTCCAAGCCCTCTTTGAGGTTGCCTTGGTTGCTTATCAGAACCTCCCTTCCTCCCTCTTCTCgtcgacgacgacgacgacggtGACGACGAAGACGACGACAACAATCCACTCCCTCTTTCATTCCCGAAACCCGGTTCCCCAAAATAACCACTCCCCATTACGACACGAACTCGaaccaaaacaaaagggtTTTCTCCCAAAAGAACTAAAAGGATTAGCTAAGCTAAGCTAAGGGATCTGAGAACTTGAAGCCTTTAAAGCAGTTGTtgaaggaggaaaaaaaaaaaaaaagaaaaaaaagaaaaaaaaaaagaaggcaaTGATGCATAGCTGGATGAGATTGCGTTAAGATTTTGAGTGCATTAATAATGTGGTTTAaacttataataatattataccaAGCCTGGGAAGCTTCATAAAttaatctcttttttaatattttatttctcatttcaaTACGCATTTTTTCTTGACTACAACTTGAAAGCGATTGTCTTAgattttcctcattttttattccttCCACATCTCTTTATCAAATGACACCTCCTTCtattcccctttttttttttataaatataatgtatgGTCATGTTTCTTGctctcaattattattattatacatcTGCCACGTCATCCTACCCAACCATATATTTTCAccttaataattattcatattCCCTAATCATacacttttcaaaattaacccatcaaaatatttttttagcgAAAGAGTTCCAACATTCTAATACTATACTATATTCTCAtgtgtattattttttatgctcGTAGTTGTTAGGTCATTAATCACatgatcataaaataaaatttatattcatcATGATTGACCCTATGTCTTATTTAGACGTatttgttcaaattaataattttttaaaatgaatgatgaatttgtaaaatgaaattagaggTCAACTTtgttgtaattaattaatgaaacaGATCTAGGATtcaatttaattcataattattggtattataaaacatttatagAGACATGCTCAATCTCCACTACTTTATTTTATACCAGTTGTAAAATAATTGTCACCAGTAACCCaatttgttaataaatgaatatttgataaaagCATTTAATAATAAGGTGAAAAGGGAAGCaaaaatgattatgaaaaaGTTTACAATAAGTGTGTagtaatgaataaaaatgtgGGTCCTAAGATTCAGGTTTTATTATCATATTGTATTTTGGCGAAGAATTTAAAAGCTCAAAATGCAGCAAAAGATGATCCAGCTGTAAGGGGTGTTCTTAATCATTAATGGTGAATTAGATGACAAAGATcttacaaatttgattttgcaGCCCCCGAGGGATTGTCTTTCTTCATAATcgattatataatatatgatcagaactttattataaaatatcaaatttggaCACAATCAGAAGGATTTAGTATTGAAACAAATGATCGCCTCATTATGCaccaattcaattttatatcattgcttttagttttctgtgttagacgaacacgactctctataaaagtatgatattgtccactttgagtataagttctcgtgtctttgctttgagcttctcaAACTTTCTCccaatgtttccacaccctcgcaacaaatgttttgtttctctctccaactgttGTGGAATTTCACATTAACTAATTCAACTATAAAATTGTAATAGAGATATTGTTGTTGCATGTCACAGTTCTAGAGtgcttcttgttctttgtgttctttatttttcgtCTACTACTTAACCTTGAAGTTCCTCACGCCTACCCTAAACGTGAAGCACTTTAGAGACTCGAGacatattgaaattaatatatatgtataaataaaAGGGTTAAATATTATAGGGAAGCAAATCCAAGAGATTGAGGTGGTTGTGTGTGTTGGAAAGTGAAAGGATTTTTGGGTTTCAAAAGGGGAGCATGTGATTGTAAGCTTCATCAACAAAAAAGTTAAATCCCTTACCTAATCCCtctaaactattttatttcttaatatatatatatatatatatatatatatattgtttatttgagtaaaataattaattttccattttcatctaAACAAATACTTAGCCCatccattaatatatatatatatatatatatggtagaagAAAAGGATGATATAGGATGCCACGTGTGAGATGTAAAAGCaagaagaataaaattgaagTGAAAATGCATTTAATTAGGGTGTGGGGGAAtgatttgaataataaaaaaatgttgataaaAAGTAGGAGAGGAGAAAAGAAGGGGATCATGTGGATACGATTTGATGATGATATAagggagaaaataaaatttataataagaaaGACATAAGAAAGTGGAGGGATATCGCTATAGATTTGGAGCCACATGCACACATTTACACAACAACctcttcatatcatatcatatcaatcTATACATATCCCTTCCCAatccttcttcttttatcctatttcaAATCCCATAACATTATTCATCAATCAAGTTAGTTAGTGTTAGAcgatcacgactctccacaatagtatgatactatctactttgagcataagctctcctgactttgctttggtttctccaaaaggcctcgtaccaatggagttagtatttcccacttataaacctatgatcattccctaaattagctaatgtggaacttccatcatccaacaattagAACTCAATTGATTCAAATCGACTGGACAAGCTTGTCTCCTCAATTCTTGATTGGACTTTACATTATATTGAGTTGATTAGCTTTATACTAATGTGAATGTcatatctttattttaattgttcatattctcatgactttgattttgatgtacTTTGTGGTTAATTTTTGTGacatcccacatcgattggagagaaaaacgaaattttttataattatgtggaaacctctccctaatatacacgttttaaaaactttgaaggaaaactcaaaatggaaagtccaaagaaaacaacatcTACTGGTAgtggatttgggccgttataaatgatatcagagctagacaccaggtgATTTGCTAGCGAGGAGATCGAGCCTCGAAGGAAACGATGCGGTGTGTCAACAAGAACGTTGGCCTGGAAGgtgggtgaattgtgagatcccacgtcgattgagaagaagaacaaaacattttttataaaggtgtgaaaacttctctctagtatactatgttttaaaaaccactagcaatgggcttgggtTTGTGGACTGGACAATATGAGCATAACTCAACGTTGGCATGCACTACTAAATGAAGTGACCCGTTTCCAAAGcattaaaaggaagaaaaaaaaaaggtttctttttttgcaaGTATTTATAGGTATAAAAAGAATGGATGAGaagtttgaaataaaataaaaaggaaacaaaattatttgggAATGTGaagttatattaaaattattatgtgtAGATCTGGTGAAtctacattatttattatgttcTAAGTATTAAGCTAGAGTTTggtattaaaatcaaaattaaggtTGGGACCACCCTAATTAAACCTTGGAAACAACAGAGAAACAGAGGGGGTGGGTTTAGATCCATGTTGATGTGGaacaaaaatacattaaaattaaaccatTTGCCAATTCTTTAATTTCCCTTCAACATTTCAACATATTAATGTAACGGATCTTCTCTGTCTCCCATTTCCCACAAATCACAACTCTAAACAAACCAacatccctttttcttttccctttaaaaacattacaaaaattacaaaaaaataaaataaaataataatgagatTTAAATCTTTGCTTTAacctataattattttaagaagattaacattaattaaagGCCTCTCTAATCATACATGATTAAGCCTTGATtcaccatttatttatttataaacttgaTTAGATATGCTCTTGATTATGTTTAtaatggagagagagaaagagagggcTGGCTTCAACATGCAGGATTCGATTCCAATGACTTTTAGAGATTGGCTAATTAATTGTTCATCgcctaatttaaaatattgcaaCACGcatttttgtatataattCTCTCTGCATGGGCTctccaataaaatatttaatccacccatcttttgtttttctattccATGTACTcctattatcattattattattattattattattattattattattattattattattatttcaaataattaagtGTTATGATTATTTGTCACAACTTATTGTTTATCATATTTACATGCATTCATTAATGTCCCCTGTGGATATCCTACGTTGATTTAATTCATAATCTCTCCATTCCAACAATATACTCTCATtatttgttcataattttttttagtaaatgaaatatattttattcatcaCTTTTTTCctcccattttttaaatattaaaatatttttcttcgaCATAAAAACTTGAATATTAGTACAAAGTTCAACGCATCatttaatgaatataaaatagaaagaaagcagtaatatcatattaaatcAGCTTAAAATGATATGTCTGGTGGCACATGTTGaaatatttagattaaaaaaaatgtatttttcaaatataataaatcgtttaaaaatttacaaaaataatataattcaagTGTTGATACTCCACTTTAAGAATAATACTAAATTGgatgaaaataatatcaaagATATTTGgtttaaaactttatattatatatttatcacTAATAATTTCATAGCCCTAACTCTCTCATTTCActaattttatgtattataATGAcattagtttaattaattaaagaaaaagaaaaagaaaggaacttGGGCTTTGGGCCGAATACCCAAATGAAGGCAAATCGAGAATTGAATTGGGCTTGAATCCTGGGTTCTATTTCCTTTTACAAAGGCCCGATCTTGCAATCCAGGCCGCCGTGAATGGGCCGTTCGACTCCATCCAACCAAGCCCGAGAAAATGAAGGTCACCATGAACAAGAGCTAAGAGCAAGAGAGCAACAATCGACAATGTCTTGAGATAAGGATTTAAAGACCCAcctttcatttccctctcctcTCCTTCCTTACCATCATGGAATAGCTTCTTATCACTGACTGTCTcccaattttttgttttatttttctccttctATCCAACGTTCCAAACGGACAATTTCTTTGCTGTGCTGGGTTTTCTATTCTAGGGGTTCCGAGGTACACAATTCTGCCCTGTACTCCAATGGGTCTCTGCTCTTTTCTCCTTGTTGCTTCTGTTTCAATGGCTTCTCAATTTAATTCTGTTAACTATCAGCTTCTAGCTTTGTTGCTTCTCTGTGATTGAGATTCTTACTTAAATTTGAATGCATATTCGTGTTGATGTTTCTGGTTTGTTGGTCGGAGACCCGCAATTAGTTTTGGGAAACTGTGTTCCATTGCTTGTGGAAGTTTATATTGGGTAGTGTCGACTTGCTTGATTCTTGAACGCCCATATAATTTATCAGCTCCTAAATATTAGGAGTTTAGATGTCTAATTGAGGTTTGAACTGAACTTGTTCAAGTTCCGCATTCTTGGACTGGATATCTGAAATGTCTGAGTGAACTTAATTATGTTGGATGAAGTTTGGAGAGCTTTAACTAGCCAATTCACACAGCTgattttagagaaaaatttCTGGGAATTTCTTCTTACTAGGTTCtatcatttttaatgttgAGTTAAGCTGGCAAAGCATTCTgttattaaatgaattttttatttatgctaATTGAATGAGTATGGCTTAGCTTATATCTTGAGTACTTATAAACGTTAATATGCCCTTTTGAAGTTTTATCTGGTTAACCTCGAGTTGAATTGTTCTGAATTTGTTGCTGCAAGGTGGATCAACCAAGTGTCGATGGTTTCTTCATTAGTAtatatgataatgaaaatcTATGCTCTCTCTCATGATATGCTATTATGGAGAACTGTCCTGGATAAATTGGGATGCTGCTAATGTCTATTGCAGGGGGAAGCAAGAGATGAAGAACTAACAAGAAAAAGGGGCTTTTCTCCCTACAATCAGAACCTTTTCTGCTGCAATAACTTTCTTGACTAAATACAATGTCGGTGATAAGTCCATCTTCTATCAGCAATGTTTCACTTGTTCCTATAGCCTCCTATACTAGGAAGAGCAATAGTTCAACAAGATTCAGCTTTTCTAGAAAACCCACTAAACATACACTTCATAGCCAAGGATTTCTTTTGCCCCTATCAAGTTCAGTT
This sequence is a window from Cucurbita pepo subsp. pepo cultivar mu-cu-16 chromosome LG04, ASM280686v2, whole genome shotgun sequence. Protein-coding genes within it:
- the LOC111793528 gene encoding protein SPEAR1-like; amino-acid sequence: MGSGYFGEPGFGNERGSGLLSSSSSSPSSSSSTRRGRKGGSDKQPRQPQRGLGVAQLEKIRLHGEIAAFHPTSYTFNNDQEVSRVQTGYSSVPSSTSSSPSYGFPSNVMMGFGEYERRNLRDGDSQYSTAARWDPSNGGILEAQHFAQPNMPCYLQNPQAEWTQTRRSKRQERSGRMSQNSEACESQELDLELRLSII